One part of the Bacillus sp. FJAT-27916 genome encodes these proteins:
- the smpB gene encoding SsrA-binding protein SmpB, translating to MPKGAGKVIGQNKKAYHDYFIEETYEAGIVLQGTEIKSIRNGRVNLKDSYARIINGEVFLMGMHISPYEQGNRYNHDPLRVRKLLLHNKEISKLIGQTKEQGYALVPLKLYLKNGFAKVLIGLGKGKKNYDKREDLKKKEAKREIERAFKERQR from the coding sequence ATGCCAAAAGGAGCAGGAAAAGTCATTGGACAAAACAAAAAGGCATACCATGATTACTTTATCGAAGAAACCTATGAGGCAGGAATTGTTCTCCAAGGAACGGAAATCAAATCGATTCGTAATGGCCGCGTGAATCTGAAGGATTCCTATGCGAGGATCATTAATGGCGAGGTCTTCCTTATGGGAATGCATATCAGCCCATATGAGCAGGGGAACCGCTATAACCACGATCCGTTGCGCGTGCGCAAGCTTCTTCTACACAATAAAGAAATCTCCAAGCTGATCGGCCAAACGAAGGAACAAGGCTATGCACTCGTCCCATTGAAGCTTTATTTGAAAAACGGCTTCGCGAAAGTGTTAATCGGCCTTGGTAAGGGTAAGAAGAATTATGACAAGCGTGAAGATCTGAAGAAGAAGGAAGCCAAACGCGAAATTGAGCGTGCCTTCAAGGAACGGCAGCGCTAA
- a CDS encoding MurR/RpiR family transcriptional regulator, producing MFSSEVIRSFNELETAIYQYICQNGEKVVYMRIRELADETHVSTATIQRFCKKINCEGFSEFKIKLKMYLTQEKKQPIKNAEHSFVEFYERTLKGDLDQKVKEAAAVVGKAENVIFLGIGSSGILAEYGARYFSSIGKFSVHIKDPLFPVNSSLMQDSVTIVLSVSGENHFTVTHLNQFKQKGSKIISITNHNNSTVAKISDMNIPYFVTEEFCEGSNITTQVPVVYILESMGREIHRLNQ from the coding sequence ATGTTCTCAAGTGAAGTCATTCGTTCGTTCAATGAGCTGGAAACAGCTATTTATCAATACATATGCCAGAATGGCGAGAAGGTTGTTTATATGAGAATCCGCGAATTGGCGGATGAAACGCATGTTTCTACAGCGACCATTCAACGCTTTTGTAAAAAAATAAACTGTGAAGGCTTTTCTGAATTTAAGATTAAATTAAAGATGTACTTAACACAGGAGAAGAAGCAGCCAATCAAAAATGCCGAGCATTCCTTTGTGGAATTTTATGAGCGAACCTTGAAGGGTGATTTAGATCAAAAGGTGAAGGAAGCTGCAGCTGTGGTCGGTAAAGCGGAGAATGTCATTTTCTTAGGAATAGGCAGCTCGGGGATTCTGGCTGAGTATGGGGCCAGGTATTTCTCAAGCATTGGGAAATTTTCCGTGCATATTAAGGATCCTCTCTTCCCGGTAAATTCCAGCCTCATGCAGGATAGTGTGACGATTGTCTTGTCGGTCTCAGGAGAAAATCATTTTACGGTGACTCATCTTAATCAGTTTAAGCAAAAAGGAAGCAAAATTATCAGTATAACGAACCATAATAATTCAACGGTGGCCAAAATCTCAGATATGAATATCCCTTATTTTGTGACTGAGGAATTTTGCGAGGGCTCTAATATTACGACACAAGTACCAGTCGTCTACATCCTTGAATCTATGGGACGGGAAATACATCGATTGAATCAATAA
- a CDS encoding HAD family hydrolase translates to MIKLVLTDMDGTFLNNSGDYNRELYKEVKQLMEEKNVYFAPVTGKQCERVEELFGEDARDLWILGDSATRIKHNGEFVYESLLSNELGQKIIQLLEELSPDHTIIACTQSGAVIKDSTSQEEAAIVRRSYAQVRQAADFSEIKEDFIKITIHDSLNRCIETREKLSPFFDSAYIVASEAAWIDITNANVHKGTTVQHLQELLNVTPAETMVFGDTYNDIELMACAEYSFAVRNAVQEVKDAANYITRSNEEDGVLRTIKHFLSLQG, encoded by the coding sequence ATGATTAAATTAGTGCTAACCGATATGGATGGAACATTCTTAAATAACAGCGGGGATTATAACAGGGAGCTGTACAAGGAAGTTAAGCAGCTGATGGAGGAGAAAAATGTCTACTTCGCCCCTGTCACCGGGAAACAATGTGAACGGGTTGAGGAGCTATTCGGAGAAGATGCTAGAGATTTATGGATATTAGGAGACAGCGCAACAAGAATCAAGCATAACGGGGAATTTGTCTATGAATCCCTGCTAAGCAATGAACTCGGCCAGAAAATCATCCAGCTTCTCGAGGAATTAAGTCCAGACCATACCATTATTGCGTGCACACAAAGCGGTGCGGTCATTAAGGACTCCACATCCCAAGAGGAAGCAGCGATTGTCCGCCGATCCTATGCACAAGTCAGACAAGCAGCTGATTTCAGCGAAATAAAGGAAGACTTCATCAAAATCACAATTCATGATTCGTTGAATAGATGCATAGAAACGCGGGAGAAACTATCCCCATTCTTTGATTCCGCCTATATCGTCGCATCGGAGGCGGCTTGGATTGATATCACAAATGCAAATGTGCATAAAGGCACCACTGTCCAGCATTTACAGGAGCTATTGAATGTCACACCAGCAGAAACAATGGTATTCGGTGATACATACAATGACATCGAGCTGATGGCATGTGCTGAATACAGCTTTGCCGTCCGCAACGCCGTGCAAGAAGTAAAAGATGCGGCTAATTATATCACTCGCTCCAACGAGGAAGACGGGGTATTAAGGACGATTAAGCATTTCTTGTCGCTGCAAGGATAA
- a CDS encoding L-cystine transporter: MDTLLLLVNIILLLALIGLLYFMQKKHVSFSKRVFTALGLGLILGFYLQFGYDSGSEVLEGTKNWYSIVGTGYVSFLKMIVMPLIVVSIISAIIKIKGDSGVGKISFSIIGVLVATTAIAAVIGIVSALGFDLSADNLENGEAEQARSAQLEETMVQVDDLSFPERILQVIPTNPFLDLTGQRPTSTIATVIFAAFIGIAAIGVRRKAPEEFATFEKIIDALYKIVMRIVTLILRLTPYGIVALMANTIANTNMDGVIELSRFVIASYVALIVMFLVHLVILSFSGLSPVQYVKKIGPLMTFAFTSRSSAAAIPINVETQTTQFGNSRGIANFAASLGASIGQNGCAGIYPAMLAVMIAPDPLDPAFLIQLVIIVAISSFGVAGVGGGATFAALIVLSSMNLPIGIAALLISVEPLIDMGRTALNVSGSVTAGLVTGRATGQLDKKVYNSEKTEMESVEL; this comes from the coding sequence GTGGATACTTTGTTATTGCTTGTCAATATTATTTTGTTACTAGCTCTAATCGGTCTTTTATATTTCATGCAGAAGAAACATGTCTCGTTTTCTAAGCGGGTATTTACAGCTCTTGGCCTCGGGCTCATCCTTGGCTTCTACCTGCAGTTCGGCTATGATAGCGGATCAGAGGTGCTTGAGGGCACGAAGAATTGGTACAGTATCGTTGGAACCGGCTATGTCAGCTTCTTGAAGATGATTGTCATGCCATTGATTGTTGTTTCCATCATCTCTGCGATTATCAAAATTAAAGGGGATAGCGGTGTTGGGAAAATCAGCTTTTCCATTATCGGTGTGCTCGTTGCCACAACAGCGATTGCGGCAGTCATTGGGATTGTGAGTGCACTAGGGTTTGACCTTTCCGCTGATAATCTTGAAAATGGTGAAGCAGAGCAGGCTCGCTCTGCCCAATTAGAAGAAACGATGGTTCAAGTGGACGACTTAAGCTTCCCTGAGCGGATTCTGCAGGTCATCCCAACGAATCCATTTCTTGATTTAACTGGACAGCGTCCTACTTCTACTATTGCAACCGTCATTTTTGCCGCCTTTATAGGGATAGCAGCAATTGGGGTCCGCAGAAAGGCTCCGGAAGAGTTCGCGACATTTGAGAAAATCATTGATGCGCTGTATAAGATTGTGATGCGGATTGTGACATTGATTCTTCGACTTACTCCATACGGCATTGTGGCTCTTATGGCCAATACGATTGCGAATACGAATATGGATGGGGTTATCGAGCTTTCTCGATTTGTCATCGCCTCCTATGTGGCTTTGATTGTTATGTTCCTTGTTCATCTAGTCATTTTAAGCTTCTCCGGCCTTAGCCCGGTACAATATGTAAAGAAAATCGGACCTTTGATGACATTTGCCTTTACATCTCGTTCTAGTGCGGCTGCGATTCCAATCAATGTGGAAACCCAGACCACTCAATTCGGGAACTCAAGAGGCATTGCGAACTTTGCGGCATCTTTAGGTGCATCCATCGGTCAGAACGGCTGCGCGGGAATATATCCGGCTATGCTGGCCGTCATGATTGCGCCAGACCCGCTTGATCCGGCTTTCTTGATTCAACTAGTCATCATCGTAGCCATCAGTTCATTTGGTGTCGCTGGTGTTGGCGGCGGTGCAACATTTGCTGCCTTGATTGTCCTATCAAGCATGAATCTGCCAATCGGCATCGCGGCTCTTTTGATTTCTGTGGAACCACTTATTGATATGGGCCGTACTGCTCTTAATGTGAGCGGCTCTGTGACAGCTGGTCTAGTGACAGGAAGAGCGACAGGACAGCTTGATAAAAAAGTTTATAACAGTGAAAAAACAGAGATGGAATCTGTTGAATTGTAA
- a CDS encoding glutaredoxin family protein: MNNITVYSTNTCPYCTMMKQFLDSQGLNYKEVNVQADPIAAQRLVQETGQMGVPQTNVNGHWVLGFDPESLMQYVQK; the protein is encoded by the coding sequence ATGAACAACATTACTGTTTACTCAACAAATACTTGTCCTTACTGCACAATGATGAAGCAATTCCTTGATTCTCAAGGATTAAACTACAAAGAGGTGAACGTGCAAGCAGATCCGATTGCCGCACAACGATTAGTCCAAGAAACTGGACAGATGGGTGTACCGCAAACAAATGTAAATGGTCACTGGGTTCTTGGGTTTGACCCTGAGAGCTTAATGCAGTATGTTCAAAAATAA
- a CDS encoding RidA family protein yields MGKKIIQTSKAPSAIGPYSQAIEANGFVYTSGQLGLDPETGELRSGIREQTQQALKNVQAILNEAGLSLDNVVKTTVFLQDMNDFATVNEIYAIYFNSSLPARSAIEVARLPKNGLVEIEAIAVV; encoded by the coding sequence ATGGGAAAGAAAATCATCCAAACATCAAAGGCTCCTAGCGCAATCGGCCCTTATTCTCAAGCTATCGAGGCCAATGGATTCGTGTATACATCCGGCCAGCTGGGACTTGACCCGGAAACAGGGGAATTAAGAAGCGGTATTCGCGAACAAACACAGCAGGCGTTAAAGAATGTCCAGGCTATCTTGAATGAGGCAGGGCTGAGTCTAGATAATGTGGTTAAAACAACGGTATTCCTGCAGGATATGAATGACTTTGCAACGGTTAATGAAATCTATGCGATTTACTTTAACAGCTCCCTTCCGGCAAGAAGTGCCATTGAGGTCGCACGCCTGCCAAAGAACGGGCTTGTAGAAATAGAGGCAATTGCTGTAGTATGA
- a CDS encoding redoxin domain-containing protein: MKKNVLSAAIILLALAIVVVNLWNQNKERESNKGVETDGSASAQVKEGQPAPDFELTTIDGELIKLSDYKGKKVILNFWATWCPPCKAEMPHMQNFYEEHQEDGVEIIAVNLTNIDHGKEGIKKFIQDYELTFAIPLDEEGLIGEQYQALTIPTSYIIDINGVITKKIVGPMDEGMMEGLIEDIQ; the protein is encoded by the coding sequence GTGAAGAAAAATGTGTTATCAGCAGCCATTATCTTATTGGCCCTCGCAATCGTAGTCGTCAATCTATGGAACCAAAATAAAGAAAGGGAAAGCAACAAGGGTGTTGAGACAGATGGTTCAGCTTCTGCTCAAGTCAAGGAAGGACAGCCTGCTCCTGACTTTGAACTCACCACGATAGACGGGGAATTGATAAAGCTATCAGATTACAAAGGAAAGAAGGTCATCCTCAACTTTTGGGCGACATGGTGCCCACCTTGCAAAGCTGAGATGCCTCATATGCAAAATTTCTATGAAGAGCACCAAGAAGACGGTGTTGAAATTATAGCCGTCAATCTTACGAATATCGATCATGGTAAAGAAGGCATCAAGAAATTTATTCAGGATTACGAGCTTACCTTTGCCATCCCGCTCGATGAAGAAGGCCTGATTGGCGAGCAATACCAAGCCCTCACCATTCCAACAAGCTATATCATTGATATAAATGGCGTCATCACTAAGAAAATAGTCGGTCCGATGGATGAGGGGATGATGGAAGGATTGATTGAGGATATTCAGTAG
- a CDS encoding IS256 family transposase — translation MTQLQFNLDMDILKESVINSNLDTVIKSAVVLVLNEYMEKERDEFIQASAYERTNQRRDFRNGYYDRELTMSIGKLELRVPRTRSGDFSPTVFEKYARCDQAFILSMLEMVINGVSTRKVTHIIEQLCGESVSKSFVSSLTQKLDPVVNEWANRPLNMDYYPYLFVDAMYIKVRENHRVVSKAVYIATAITEKNKREILGLSIDHVESFESWSRFFQQLKSRGLQSPKLVISDAHQGLQKAIQREFIGTSWQRCNVHFKRNIIEKLPKKNSEEIRSMIKRVFGAVKIEDSRRFKEELMKQFSDEPKYEKALEILDDGYEDTIQYMSHPAKMHPHIRSTNSLERLNQEVRRREKVIRIFPNTQSAFRLVGAVLMHYQESSYDKKKSLGK, via the coding sequence ATGACTCAGTTACAGTTTAACCTTGATATGGACATTTTAAAAGAATCCGTTATTAATTCTAATCTAGATACTGTCATTAAATCGGCGGTTGTATTGGTCTTAAACGAGTACATGGAGAAAGAGAGAGATGAGTTCATCCAAGCCTCGGCTTATGAGCGCACCAACCAGCGACGTGATTTTCGAAACGGCTACTATGATCGTGAGTTGACGATGAGTATCGGCAAGCTTGAGTTGAGGGTTCCCAGAACTCGAAGTGGTGACTTCTCCCCTACGGTCTTCGAGAAATATGCTCGTTGTGACCAAGCCTTCATCTTATCCATGCTGGAAATGGTGATCAATGGAGTCTCTACCCGTAAGGTGACACATATCATCGAACAGCTTTGCGGTGAAAGTGTCTCTAAATCATTTGTTTCTTCTCTTACTCAAAAGTTGGATCCCGTTGTGAACGAGTGGGCAAATAGACCATTAAATATGGATTATTATCCTTATCTTTTCGTGGATGCCATGTACATTAAAGTGCGGGAAAACCATCGGGTTGTATCAAAAGCTGTCTATATAGCGACAGCTATAACGGAGAAAAACAAAAGGGAAATCCTCGGCTTGAGCATAGATCATGTGGAAAGCTTCGAAAGTTGGTCGAGATTTTTCCAACAGCTTAAATCTCGTGGTCTCCAATCCCCAAAACTCGTGATTTCCGATGCACATCAGGGCTTACAGAAAGCCATCCAGCGTGAGTTCATTGGGACTAGCTGGCAAAGATGTAATGTCCATTTTAAGCGCAACATAATCGAGAAGCTTCCCAAAAAGAATTCGGAAGAAATACGGAGCATGATCAAGCGAGTATTCGGAGCTGTAAAAATAGAGGATAGCCGGCGTTTCAAGGAGGAATTAATGAAGCAATTTAGTGACGAACCTAAGTATGAAAAGGCCCTGGAAATACTTGATGATGGATATGAAGATACCATCCAATACATGAGTCATCCCGCGAAGATGCATCCTCATATCCGCAGTACAAACTCACTGGAACGACTAAATCAGGAAGTCCGCAGAAGAGAAAAGGTCATACGGATTTTTCCAAACACCCAATCTGCGTTTCGGTTAGTGGGAGCTGTTTTGATGCATTATCAAGAATCTAGCTATGACAAGAAAAAATCTCTTGGTAAATAG
- a CDS encoding YhgE/Pip domain-containing protein, with the protein MKDNKFFFAAFGAVLVLLFVFVSTAIPSARSNPKDLPIALVSEDQGVMGETMVNMIQTNVKTSKNDSFKFTVVKNTDEMNELLDKKEIYGALVIPNDFSEKYASLQTAAPESPALQVYVNQGMNTDVATVVNQALTAMVTQLNTNMSQQLFAAMKEKNVTLSTEQAQIFASPIQSEVIMVNQTGDLAMAPTSLFQPIWLGSIISAVLMWFAGRKRVFNSIGEQLKFRLLQIGVGAALGFFTGYLATWLSTWMLGFEYASFNDVALFASIASCGFILLVLAALSWIGYAALPIFVLLMFFGLPLVQLVPEMMPAFYADWIYPWIPMRFLFDGLKEILFFNGSAWNGSAQILCWIAAVSAIAITAKASAKTAKTE; encoded by the coding sequence GTGAAAGACAATAAATTTTTCTTCGCTGCATTTGGTGCCGTTCTCGTATTATTATTCGTCTTTGTTTCCACTGCCATTCCAAGTGCACGCTCCAACCCGAAAGACCTGCCTATTGCCCTTGTATCAGAAGACCAAGGCGTGATGGGAGAAACAATGGTCAACATGATTCAGACGAATGTTAAAACTTCAAAAAACGATTCATTCAAATTCACGGTGGTTAAAAACACGGACGAAATGAATGAGCTGTTGGATAAGAAAGAAATCTACGGTGCTCTCGTGATTCCCAATGATTTTTCCGAAAAATACGCTTCGCTTCAAACAGCAGCGCCAGAATCACCAGCCTTACAGGTCTATGTGAACCAAGGAATGAATACAGACGTAGCAACTGTAGTGAATCAGGCGCTAACCGCCATGGTCACACAGCTGAACACCAATATGAGTCAGCAATTATTTGCGGCCATGAAAGAAAAAAATGTGACTTTATCAACTGAACAAGCACAAATTTTCGCTTCCCCAATCCAAAGCGAGGTCATCATGGTCAACCAAACAGGAGACTTAGCCATGGCTCCAACCTCTCTATTCCAGCCGATTTGGCTAGGAAGTATTATCAGTGCCGTATTAATGTGGTTTGCAGGACGTAAGCGTGTATTCAATTCCATTGGCGAACAGCTCAAATTTCGCTTATTGCAGATCGGTGTCGGAGCTGCGCTTGGGTTCTTCACTGGCTATCTCGCCACATGGCTGTCCACTTGGATGCTCGGCTTTGAATACGCAAGCTTCAATGATGTAGCCTTATTCGCCTCCATCGCAAGCTGCGGTTTCATCCTGCTGGTCTTGGCCGCATTAAGCTGGATTGGCTATGCCGCCCTGCCGATTTTCGTACTCTTGATGTTCTTCGGTCTCCCATTAGTCCAGCTCGTACCAGAGATGATGCCAGCGTTCTATGCTGACTGGATCTACCCATGGATTCCAATGCGTTTCCTCTTTGACGGGCTGAAGGAAATTCTTTTCTTTAACGGATCCGCATGGAATGGCAGCGCCCAAATCCTCTGTTGGATTGCCGCTGTTTCTGCCATTGCCATTACAGCGAAAGCTTCCGCTAAGACAGCTAAAACAGAATAG
- a CDS encoding M28 family metallopeptidase, which produces MVWRKSGFKVAASLLAISMAFSTVGSANEGSNNGKSGYSQDQKIIARVDAERAIEHVRYLSEEIGPRPSGLQAEKDSAEYIANVLKGYGYKVEFQHFPVADQYIADVAFADGTSWQMGAAPNGKVSRQTVNGELIFVDGGTNLADFPADTAGKIVVMPRASTTASYRTQVNNAVEAGAVGVILQSLTGSRGNYGSTFNPSLAQPVDIPVYGAAFIQGEWLKEQLAGGPVDLSLSAEQFTNLESVNVIATKAPKGKKKDTKEVILGAHHDSVVGAPGGNDNASGVGLMLELARIYKGYNTDKTLKFIAFGSEERGLLGARHYVDQLTQEQRDNIDAVFVPDMVATSYGPAKNLYAMTPNGSTNMVTDSTMEAGARLGNSDILPGTFGSSDHVPFHNAGIPAALFIWMGIDSWDPLIYHIEKVYHTPQDTIEDNISVERMQSALDIIGSGLFDVVRKQVPPLDK; this is translated from the coding sequence ATGGTTTGGCGAAAAAGTGGTTTTAAAGTAGCAGCTTCACTGTTAGCAATATCGATGGCATTCAGCACGGTTGGCTCAGCGAATGAGGGCAGCAACAATGGCAAATCTGGCTATTCACAGGATCAGAAAATCATAGCGAGAGTTGATGCTGAACGGGCAATTGAGCATGTCCGCTATTTATCTGAAGAGATTGGCCCCCGACCAAGCGGGCTGCAAGCAGAAAAGGATTCAGCTGAATACATTGCTAATGTACTTAAGGGCTATGGCTACAAAGTAGAATTTCAGCATTTCCCTGTAGCTGATCAATACATCGCTGATGTGGCCTTTGCGGACGGAACCTCTTGGCAGATGGGGGCGGCTCCAAATGGAAAGGTCAGCAGGCAAACGGTTAACGGCGAGCTTATTTTTGTAGATGGGGGAACTAATCTTGCCGACTTCCCAGCTGATACAGCCGGGAAAATCGTGGTCATGCCTAGAGCTTCTACAACCGCCTCCTACCGTACACAAGTAAATAATGCTGTTGAAGCCGGAGCTGTAGGTGTTATTCTGCAAAGTCTCACAGGAAGCCGCGGAAATTACGGCTCGACCTTTAATCCTAGCTTAGCTCAACCAGTTGATATTCCTGTTTATGGAGCAGCTTTCATCCAAGGTGAATGGCTGAAAGAACAATTGGCAGGAGGCCCTGTTGATTTAAGCCTGTCAGCAGAGCAATTCACGAATCTTGAATCCGTGAATGTCATAGCCACGAAAGCTCCAAAAGGAAAGAAAAAAGATACAAAAGAAGTCATTCTCGGTGCACACCATGACAGTGTAGTAGGGGCGCCTGGCGGAAATGACAACGCATCAGGTGTTGGCTTAATGCTCGAACTTGCGCGTATTTACAAGGGATACAATACGGATAAAACACTTAAATTCATTGCCTTTGGTTCAGAGGAACGCGGCCTTCTCGGTGCAAGACATTATGTGGACCAATTAACCCAGGAACAACGAGACAATATCGATGCTGTCTTCGTTCCGGACATGGTAGCCACAAGCTATGGACCAGCGAAAAACCTTTACGCCATGACGCCAAACGGCTCCACAAATATGGTCACTGATTCAACGATGGAAGCAGGTGCACGCCTAGGAAACTCTGATATTCTGCCAGGTACATTCGGTTCAAGCGATCACGTTCCATTCCATAATGCTGGTATACCTGCTGCCCTCTTCATCTGGATGGGCATTGATAGCTGGGATCCGCTCATCTACCATATCGAGAAAGTCTACCATACACCACAGGATACAATTGAAGATAATATCTCGGTTGAAAGGATGCAATCTGCTCTTGATATAATTGGTTCCGGGTTATTTGATGTCGTCCGGAAACAAGTCCCTCCACTTGATAAATAA
- the rnr gene encoding ribonuclease R, translated as MDDNIRQLVDKLYSYMKEEAYKPMTVQELEEAMGIDDSEDFKDFVKALVYMEERGKVVRTRSNRYGLPQRMNLVKGKVSGHAKGFAFVIPEERDMMDDIFIPPHELNNAMHGDTVMVRVSGESSGARREGSIVKIVERGVKNVVGTYTETRGIGFVIPDDKKMANDIFIPNEAKHGAIEGHKVVVKITTYPEGRMSAEGEVVEILGHKNDPGVDILSIIHKFELPQEFPEDVLEQANRTPDVIDEKDLKDRRDLRGQTIVTIDGADAKDLDDAVTVTRLDNGNYKLGVHIADVSHYVTEGSPIDKEALDRATSVYLVDRVIPMIPHRLSNGICSLNPKVDRLTLSCEMEIDSEGTVVSHEIFQSVIKTTERMTYSDVNEILVDKNEELIKQYEPLVPMFEEMEKLAAILRQKRMRRGAIDFDFKEAKILVDENGEPTEVVIRTRSVAEKLIEEFMLAANETVAEHFHWMDVPFLYRIHEEPNEAKLQKFFEFIVNFGYIVRGTANSVHPRALQEIIEAVEGKPEEMVVSTVMLRSMQQAKYDPESLGHFGLSTDFYTHFTSPIRRYPDLIVHRLIRTYLINGDLSSQTQEKWNEKLGEIAQHSSAMERRAVDAERETDDLKKAEFMEDKIGEEFDGIISSVTNFGMFVELSNTIEGLVHVSYMTDDYYHFDDRQYAMIGERTAKVFRIGDEITVRVINVNKDERAIDFEIVGMKDNRQRERGEKRIFKAEPGKNRRKDSGRPQKGGGKRNERGGGSKGPGSGSGSSQGSEKKGPRKKRKFYENAPNAKRKSGRKKKR; from the coding sequence ATGGATGACAATATACGTCAACTCGTAGACAAGCTATATTCTTATATGAAAGAAGAAGCTTACAAACCCATGACAGTACAAGAATTAGAGGAAGCGATGGGCATTGATGATTCCGAGGATTTTAAGGATTTCGTCAAGGCGCTCGTTTATATGGAAGAGCGAGGAAAGGTCGTAAGGACGCGTTCCAATCGTTACGGTTTGCCGCAGCGCATGAATCTCGTTAAGGGGAAGGTTTCCGGCCATGCGAAAGGCTTTGCCTTCGTTATTCCTGAAGAGAGAGACATGATGGATGATATCTTCATCCCGCCGCATGAGCTTAATAATGCGATGCATGGCGATACCGTTATGGTACGGGTGTCGGGAGAATCCTCAGGTGCCCGCCGTGAAGGATCCATTGTCAAAATCGTAGAGCGCGGTGTCAAGAATGTCGTCGGTACGTATACCGAAACAAGAGGAATTGGTTTCGTCATTCCGGATGACAAGAAAATGGCAAATGATATCTTCATCCCGAATGAGGCGAAGCATGGCGCCATTGAAGGCCATAAGGTTGTTGTGAAAATCACTACTTATCCAGAAGGCAGAATGTCTGCTGAGGGAGAAGTTGTGGAAATCTTAGGACATAAAAATGACCCAGGTGTGGATATCCTCTCTATTATCCACAAATTTGAGCTGCCGCAGGAATTCCCTGAGGATGTGCTTGAACAAGCGAACCGTACGCCGGATGTGATTGATGAGAAGGATTTGAAGGACCGCCGTGATTTGCGCGGCCAAACAATCGTTACGATTGATGGCGCGGATGCGAAGGACTTGGATGATGCGGTTACAGTTACACGTCTTGATAACGGCAATTATAAGCTTGGTGTCCATATTGCGGATGTTTCTCACTATGTAACAGAAGGCTCCCCGATTGATAAGGAAGCTTTGGACAGAGCGACAAGTGTGTACCTCGTCGACCGGGTTATTCCGATGATTCCACATCGTTTGTCCAACGGAATTTGTTCCTTGAATCCAAAGGTTGACCGTTTGACGTTATCATGCGAAATGGAGATTGATTCAGAAGGAACGGTTGTTTCCCATGAAATTTTCCAAAGTGTGATCAAGACAACAGAACGGATGACTTATTCAGATGTGAATGAAATCCTTGTGGATAAGAATGAGGAATTAATTAAGCAGTACGAACCATTAGTGCCGATGTTTGAGGAAATGGAAAAGCTTGCAGCCATTCTGCGTCAAAAACGGATGAGACGCGGAGCAATCGATTTCGATTTCAAGGAAGCGAAGATCCTTGTGGATGAAAACGGAGAACCGACGGAAGTTGTCATTCGCACGCGTTCGGTTGCTGAGAAATTGATTGAAGAATTCATGCTTGCAGCCAATGAAACGGTGGCAGAGCATTTCCACTGGATGGATGTTCCGTTCCTATACCGGATTCATGAAGAGCCGAATGAGGCGAAGCTGCAAAAGTTCTTCGAGTTTATCGTTAACTTTGGCTATATCGTAAGAGGAACAGCTAATTCGGTACATCCGCGTGCCCTTCAGGAAATCATTGAAGCGGTGGAAGGAAAGCCGGAGGAAATGGTTGTCTCAACCGTTATGCTTCGTTCTATGCAACAGGCAAAATATGACCCAGAGAGTCTTGGTCACTTCGGGTTATCAACAGACTTTTACACACATTTCACATCGCCGATTCGTCGTTACCCTGACTTAATTGTCCACAGATTAATCAGAACTTATTTAATCAATGGAGATTTAAGCAGCCAGACGCAGGAGAAATGGAATGAAAAGCTTGGCGAGATTGCTCAGCACAGTTCTGCCATGGAACGCCGGGCAGTTGATGCTGAACGTGAAACAGATGACCTGAAGAAAGCGGAATTCATGGAAGACAAGATTGGCGAGGAATTCGACGGCATCATCAGCTCTGTCACGAATTTCGGGATGTTTGTTGAATTGTCCAACACGATTGAAGGTCTTGTCCATGTCAGCTATATGACAGATGACTATTATCATTTCGATGACCGTCAGTACGCGATGATTGGCGAGCGGACAGCAAAAGTATTCCGCATCGGTGATGAGATTACGGTCCGTGTCATTAATGTCAACAAAGATGAGCGTGCGATCGACTTTGAAATCGTCGGCATGAAGGACAACCGCCAGCGCGAGCGCGGCGAGAAACGTATCTTTAAAGCTGAGCCAGGCAAGAACCGGCGCAAGGATTCAGGCCGCCCGCAAAAAGGCGGAGGCAAGCGCAATGAGCGCGGAGGCGGAAGCAAAGGCCCCGGCTCTGGTTCAGGCTCCAGCCAAGGTTCCGAGAAAAAAGGACCTAGAAAGAAAAGAAAGTTCTATGAAAACGCCCCTAATGCTAAGCGCAAATCCGGGCGCAAAAAGAAACGATAA